The Xanthomonas sontii genomic sequence CCCAGGCCACGCTCGGCCGGCAGGTCGACATCGGCCCCGGCGTGCGCATCGGCAAACGCTGCCAGATCGAGATCCCCGGCCGCTACCGCAGCGACATCGCCACCGGCACCCACCACCTCAGCGGCTTCCGCAGCCCGGTGCTGATTCTCGGCGGGTGAGTGGCCGCCTCGGCGGCCGGGAATCGGGAATCGGGATTGGGGAATCGTAAAAGCGCTGGGTCTGCTGCCCCCGGCGTGACGGCACGCGGCCGATGGATGCACACCGCCGACGCCCGCCAAGTCGACACCCGGGCTGCCCGCCTCTGCATACCGCGCGACTTCAGCACCTTCCCGGTCCTCAAAAGCGGATGCCGCACGCAGGTGGGTAGCCGGCTCCCCTAGACCCGCCCGCCCCCATGAACCCGCTTCCACGATTCCCCATTCCCGATTCCCCACTCCCCGCCTCTTGCAACCTGATATCAATTTGATATCTTTCCGTCCAACCACCCAAGGACGTCCACCATGAAAGAGCAGCCCCGTTCCTCCCTGCCCGGCATCCCGATGATCGTGGGCCTGGTCCTGGTGTTCGTGGCCGGCGCCGGCGCGATCATCGCCACCGGCGTGCTGCAGCCGTCGGCGATGCCGTGGACCCTGCTGGTCGCGATCCCGGTGCTGACCGTCGCGCTGTTCCTGGTGGTCGGCCTGTACGCACTGGAACCGAACCAGGCCGCGGTGCTGAGCCTGTTCGGCCGCTACGTGGGCACGGTCAAGGACCCGGGCCTGCGCTGGAACAACCCCTTCTTCAGCAAGCGCAAGGTCAGCCAGCGCGTGCGCAACTTCGAGAGCGGGCGGCTCAAGGTCAACGAGCTGGACGGCAGCCCGATCGAGATCGCTGCGGTGATCGTGTGGCAGGTGATGGATGCCTCCGAGGCGGTCTACAACGTCGACGACTACGAGAGCTTCGTGCACATCCAGTCCGAGGCGGCACTGCGCGCGATGGCCACCAGCTATCCCTACGACCAGCACGAGGACGGGCAGATCTCGCTGCGCAGCCATCCCAACGAGATCAGCGAACAGCTCAAGCGCCACCTCGACGAACGCCTGACCCAGGCCGGCGTGGACGTGATCGAGGCGCGCATCAGCCACCTCGCCTACGCCCCGGAGATCGCCCAGGCGATGCTGCAGCGGCAGCAGGCCAATGCGGTGATCGCCGCGCGCACGCGCATCGTCGCCGGCGCGGTGGGCATGGTCGAGATGGCCCTGGCGGAACTGCAGAAGAACGGCGTGGTCGCGCTGGACGAGGAGCGCAAGGCGCACATGGTCAGCAACCTGCTGACCGTGCTGTGCTCGGACCGCGGCACCCAGCCGATCGTCAACGCCGGCTCGCTGTACTGAGGTGCCGATGTCCATGCACGCCGCCATCGCGCCGCTGGCGCTCGCCCTCTCCGGCCTGCCGGCCCTGGTCATCGCCGCCTGGGTCGGCGGCAAGGGCGACGACCGCGCGCGCGGGCTGGGCCTGCGCTGGGCGCTGATCGGCCTGGCGATCCTGCTCGGCGCGGCGGCGCTGTACTGGACCGGCGGCCAGCGCGCCGGCGTCTATGCGGTGGCGATCGCACTGCTGCTGACGGTGAACGCGCTGATCGTGTCGATGCTGCTGCACCTGCGACGCAGCGACGCCGCGCGGCGGGAGCGGTCATGAGCGAGAAGAAGGCCTATCCGCTGCGCATCAACGCCGACGTGCTGGCGGCGGCGCAGCGCTGGGCCGACGACGAACTGCGCAGCCTCAACGCGCAGATCGAATACGTGTTGCGCGACGCGCTGCGCAAGGCGGGCCGGCTGCCCAAGCCCGGCGACGACAAGGAACGCACCTCATGAGCAAGCGCTGGGAGTACCTCACCGTCGAGGCCAAGACCACGCTGATGCTGGGTCTGAAACTGGACGAACTGCAGGCCGACCTGAACAAGCACGGCAAGCTCGGCTGGGAACTGGTCAACGTCATCGCACTACCGGGCACCAAGCCGCTGCTGCTGTTCAAGCGGGAGGGCTGACATGCGCCGGCATCGGGTCCTCGCGGCTGTGCTGACGGCGCTGTTCGCTCCGCTCACGGTGCTGGCCGCGACGCCGCAGCAGACTGCCAGCGCGCTGCTGGATCGCCTGCAGGCCGGCGACCTGGCCGCGGTCGAGGCCGAGTTCACCCCGGCGATGGCCAAGGCGGTGCCACCCGAAAAGCTGGCCCAGGCCTGGCGCACGCTGTCCACGCAACTGGGCGCGCTGCAGCAGCGCGGCCCGGCCAGCGAACGCGAGCAGCACGGGCTGCGCGTGATCGAACAGCGCCTGCAGTTCGAGCGTGGCGCACTGCTGGCGCATGTGTCGATCGACGCGGACGGCAGGATCGCCGGCCTGCTGTTCACTCCCGCACCACCGCCGGCACCGACGCCGCCCGCCGCCGACGCCGGCTTCAGCGAACAGGCGTTTGCGGTCGGTCCGCTGCCGGGCACGCTGGCCCTGCCGGCAGGCAAGGGTCCGTTCCCGGCGGTGGTCCTGGTGCACGGCTCGGGCCCGCAGGACCGCGACGAGACCATCGGCCCGAACCGTCCGTTCCTCGACGTCGCCCGCGGGCTTGCCACGCAGGGCATCGCGGTGCTGCGCTACGACAAGCGCACCTTCGCCTTGCCGGAGAGCTTTGCCGGGCGCATCAACCAGGGGTTCACCATGGACGACGAGACCACCGACGACGCCGTCGCCGCGGTGGCGGCGCTGGCGCGCACGCCCGGCATCGACCCTGCGCGCATCGTGGTGATGGGCCACAGTCAGGGCGGCATGCTCGCCGCCCGCATCGCACGCCGCTCCGGCAAGACCGCCGGCATCGTGCTGTGGGCGGCGCCGGCGCGACCGCTGCTGGACCTGTTGATCGAGCAGAACCGCTACCTGCTGAGCCAGGAACATCCACCGTCGCCGCAGCGGCAGGTGGCGCTGGCCGAGCTCGAGCGCCGCGTGGCCAAGGTCCGCGGCAGTGGCGAGGTCGCGCGCAGCGATTCGCCATTGGACGTACCCGCCACCTATTGGCGCGCGATCGAACAGGTCGATCCGGTCGCCGACGTCCGCGCGCTCGGGCCGATGCCGGTGCTGTGGCTGCAGGGCGAGCGCGATTTCCAGGTCACCGCGCCGGACTGGCAACGGTGGCAACAGGCGCTGGCCGACGATCCGCATGCCACCCTGCACCGCTACGCCGCGCTGAACCACCTGGGCATCGCCGGCAGCGGCGCCCCCGGACCGGCCGAGTACGCCACGCCCGGCCACGTCGACCCGGCCCTGATCGCCGATGTCGCCGCCTGGGTGCGCGCCCTGCCCGCCAGCCACGGCGCCGCACCATGAGCCGGCTGCGATCCACGTCGCCCTCCCCGGCGCGGCGGTATCCGGTGGCGCCGGCGCATCGGCTGGGCCTGGCCTTGTGGCTGTGGCTGCCGCTGCTGCTCGTCGCCGCCGTGATCGCTGCCTTCGCGCTGCACGCCGCGCGACCCGGTGCGCTGTGGTGGCATTTCGGGCTGCTGGCGCTGATCGGCGTGGCCGGCACCGCCACCTTCGCGCGGCAGCGCGTGCTGCTGCACGAGGGCCTGGTGGAAGTGCGTGCGACGTTCCTGACCAAGCGCGTACCGCTGGCCGCGCTGCGCCTGGGGGACGCGCGCGTGATCGCGCTGTCCGAGCACACCGGCTTCAAGCCGGCCTTGAAGCTGCTCGGTTTCGGCTACCCCGGTTTCCATGCCGGCCACTACCGCACCCGCGACGGGCACAAGGCGTTCTGCCTGATCACCAGCGATCGCGTCCTGGCCGTTCCGCTGCACGCCGGCGGCTGGCTGCTGCTCAGCGTCGAACACCCCAGGCAGGTGCTGCAGGAATGGCAGACGCTCGCGGCGCAAGCACACGGCGGCGAAGACACGCGCGGCACGGCGCGCCGCATGGCCTGAGTCCGGCGCACCTCGCCGCGTCGGCCGCTACTGCGACCTGCCGCGCAGGACACGACATGCTGCGCGCTGCGGCAAGGTCTCGCCGCGCGACGCGCCCGATCCGTGGAGCACACCGCGTCGAGCGTTCTGGCGTACGCGAAGCGATATATGCTGGGCCACCAGCCACGCGCGTCTTCGTCGCCAGCCGCGCGCGTCGCGACGACGGCGACGACGCCGCCGCCTCCACATGACGCCTCAAGGATCGGTCCGATGGACCACACCGCGCCCCGCGAGACTCCCGCCACCGCACCGGCGCTGCCGCCGACGCTGTCGGCGCGGCTGCACGGCCTGCACTGGCACCGCAATCTGGTCGGCGAAGCCGGCGCCATGGTCTATCGGCTCGGCGGCACCGGCACGCCGGACCTGTACCTCAAGCGCGGCACCGGCGCCTCGCACGACGACGTGGTGGACGAGTTCGCGCGGCTGCACTGGCTGCGCGGAACGGGCTGCGTGCCGCGCGTGCTGCATTTCGAGGCCGACGCCGCCGGCGCCTGGCTGCTGAGCGAAGCGCTGCCGGGCAGGACCGCCTACCAATGGCTGCAGGACGCGCCCGCGCAGGCGCAACGCATCGCGCAGGCGCTGGCCGAGTTCCTGCGCCGCTTCCACGCCACGCCGATCGACAGCTGTCCGTTCAACGCCACTCACCCGCTGCGCCTGGCCGCTGCGCACCGCCGGCTGCAGGCGGGCCTGGTCGACACCGAGGACTTCAACGCCGCGCGTGCCGGCTGGTCGGCGGAGGCGGTGTGGCAGGCGATGACCGCGTTGCTGCCGCTGGACAACGAACGCGTGCTGAGCCACGGCGACTACTCGCTGGACAACATCCTGCTCGACGCGCCGGACCACGTGGTCGGCGTGATCGACCTCGGCCGCGCCGGCGTCGCCGACCCGTACCAGGACCTGGCGATCCTGGCCAGTTGCCTGGACGAATTCGACCCGGCGCTCGCCGATCGCTTCTTCGCCGCGTACGGCATCGCCACGCCGGACCTCACGCGGCTGCAGTTCCACCAGTTGCTCGACGAGTTCTTCTGAGCCGCGTCTGCCGCGTCGTGTGCAACGCGGCAGGATCGCCCCGCGACTGGCCGCCCGCGCTGCTTGGCCCTACCCTGTGCCGATGCGCACCGTCCCCAGCCTGCTGCTCAACACCGAGACCATTGAACTGCTGCCGGCCGCGCGACTGCGCGCGCGCAGCAACGCCGACGCGCGCCAGCTCGCGCAGGCGACCTGGCTGCTGCGGCGCAAGCACGACGGGCGCTACCTGGCGACCGCGAACGCACACGGACTGCACGCGCTGGTGCCGCGACTGATGCACGAACCCGGCATCGACGCGGCCCTGGATCGCCTCGACGCGCTGCCCGCACGCGGCACGATGGCGGCTGATGAGACCTGGTTGCCGCTGCACGCGCTGCAGGCCCAACTGGACCAGTTGGGCCTGGCCGCCGACGCCTACGCGCAACGCACCGGCCTGCCGCTGCAGCCGGAACCGGCCACCCTGCACGCGGCCGGCGACGACCGCTACCGACGCCCGCTGTGGCTGAGCGCCGGCGCCGCACGCGCCTGGCACGCGCTGCGCCATGCCGCCGCGCGCGATGGCGTGGTGCTGGAGGCGATCTCCGGCTATCGCAGCCACGCGTATCAGCTGGGCATTTTTGCCCGCAAGTTCGTCCGCGGGCAGTCCCTGGAGCAGATCCTCGCGGTCAATGCCGCGCCGGGCTTCAGCGAGCACCACAGCGGGCACGCCCTGGACATCGGCACACCCGGCGAGCCGCCGGCCGAGGAAAGTTTCGAGCGCACGCCGGCCTTCGCCTGGCTGCGCGACCACGCCGGCGCCTTCGGCTACCGCATGAGCTATCCGCGCGACAACCCGCATGGCATCGTCTACGAACCCTGGCACTGGTGCTGGCAGGAGGCCGCTTGCGCATGACCCGTTCCGACACCCGCCGGCCGCGCGCCGGCACCGCCGCCTGGCGGGCCTTGACCCTGCTGGCCCTGGCCCTGCCCACCTGCGCCGCCGCGCAATGGCACGACCGGCAGGGCCAGGCGCTGCCGGACAGCGCCGAGCGCGGCCACGACAAGGCCTTCGCCGCCGCACTGCAGATCGCCGACGACGCCGACTTCAGCGCGTTCGCGCAGGAGTGGGGGCAGACCGAGGCCGCGCATGCGCCGAACCTGCGCACGATCGCGCGCGTGCAGCGCGGCCAGTTGCTGCGCGTGGCGCTGCTGTACGCCGGCTGCGCGCCCAGCCCCAACAACGGTGGCGCCTGCGATGCGCAGATGAGCCTGCGCGTGCTCGGCCCCGACGGCAACACCACCCTGCAGGACCCGATGCGGCCGCTGGGCATGGGCGGCCCACCGGCCGCCGCCGGCCTGCTGGAACTGGCGCCGCTGTCGGTGCAACTGCGTTTCGAGGACAGCGACCCGCTCGGTACCTACACCGTGCAGGTCACGGTCAACGATCCCAGCCAGGACGCGTGGGTGCGGTTGAAGGCGCAGGTGGACCTGGTCGGCGACCAGTAATAGCCGCGGCGTAGGAGCACTGCGGCCGACTCAGCCCTATCGAGATGCACCGGCACACTTTGCAACAATGAAGTTTTTTGCGGCGCTGGCCGATAACGATGTCTCGCCCAACGCAAGGATGTCGCCTCGTGCCGGAAAACCCCTATGCCACGCCGCAAGCGCAGAGCGCACAAAGCGCACCACCTCTGGCGAAAGCACCCGATACCATCACACGCAAGATCGCGGTCGGTTGTATTGTTGCCTGGCTGAGCGCTGCGATCAGCCTCATCTTCGCGATCATGCAATTCGCGAATGGCAGCGTTGGCGGCGGCATCCTCTTCAGCATCGACGTCGTGCTGATCGGGGTGTGCGCCTACGGCCTGCATCGCCATAGTAGGATCGCCGCGCTTCTGCTGGTGGGGTACTGCATTCTGGCGCGACTGATCTTGCTGGCGTCCGGCAATCTCAATGGGATGGTGCTGGGCGTGATCATCCTGCTGGTCTACTTAAGTGCCGCGCGAGGCACCTTCCAGTACCACCGTTGGCTGCAGCAGGAGCGACGCTTCCCGTCGTCGCAACGGCCAAGGCTCAGTGACGACCCGTTGTTCCGCATACGTCCACCTGAGTCCACGACCGCTGAAGCAGCCATCACGGACGTACCCGTGCCGCCAGCACACTGAAGCGACACATAGCGCCGCCGCCAGGCCCACGGGCGGCAGCGCGACGCCAGGATGCGTGCTGGCGCACACCCGACCGCCGCCATCAGTTGCCTGATCCGGACTGCGAGTTTAAGCCCGCCCTGAGTTCAGCGCCGCAGCGCGTCCACCGCCCACAGCAGCCAGCCCAGCATCAGCGTGGTGCCACCGATCGGCGCCAGACGCGTCGGCCACTGCGCCAGCGCGTTGCCGGCCAGGCTGCCGGAGAACAGCACGGTGCCTAGCAGCAACAGACACAGCGCCAGGCGCCCGAGCAGGCGCTCGCTGCGGCGTCCCAGCGCCGCCAGCGCCACGCCGTGGCCGAAGGCGTACAGCGCCGCGGTCTGCAGGTGCGATTGCGCCAGGGGCTCGGCCACCCCGTGCGAGGCATAGGCGGACAGGCCGATGGACACGGCCGCCAGCAGCGCGCCGGCACTGCACAGCCAGAACGGCCCGCGCGTACGGCGATCGAACGTCAGCATGAGGGTTTCCTCCGGGAGCGCGGCAGCGTTTGCCGGCCCCATAAACAGAACGCGCCGCAAGATGCGGCGCGTTCCGGTTCACTCGTCCACCAGGGCAGGACTTACTTGATCGCCCAGTAGATGTCGTAGGTGCCTTCCGGCGTGAACGACTTGTCCACGCCGCCCTTCCAGGCTTCGTACGGACGGTCGGTCACGTCGTAGCCGCTGGTCGCGGCCCAGGCGCGCAGCGCATTGCGCGCCGCATCCAGACCCGCCATGTGGCCGGTGTAGCTGGCGAAGGCGGAACGGTGCGCTTCGGTACGCAGGTAGGTCACCGGGGCGCCCTGCGGGATGGTCACCTTCAGCGGCTCGCCGGAGGCGGCAACCGGGGTGGCATCGACCGGCGCGGCGGCCACGTCGTCCTTCTTGTCGTCCTTCTTCTCATCCTTCTTGGCGTCGTCCTTCGGCGCGCCACCGGCACGCTTGCGGACCGGCTGGGCGACGTCGAACGCGTACTTGTCCGAGCCGAAGTCGGTGGTGACGATGCGCACCGGACCGGCCGCTTCCAGGCCGTTGGCGTCCATCACCCGCTTGATCCA encodes the following:
- a CDS encoding SPFH domain-containing protein, yielding MKEQPRSSLPGIPMIVGLVLVFVAGAGAIIATGVLQPSAMPWTLLVAIPVLTVALFLVVGLYALEPNQAAVLSLFGRYVGTVKDPGLRWNNPFFSKRKVSQRVRNFESGRLKVNELDGSPIEIAAVIVWQVMDASEAVYNVDDYESFVHIQSEAALRAMATSYPYDQHEDGQISLRSHPNEISEQLKRHLDERLTQAGVDVIEARISHLAYAPEIAQAMLQRQQANAVIAARTRIVAGAVGMVEMALAELQKNGVVALDEERKAHMVSNLLTVLCSDRGTQPIVNAGSLY
- a CDS encoding Arc family DNA binding domain-containing protein, coding for MSEKKAYPLRINADVLAAAQRWADDELRSLNAQIEYVLRDALRKAGRLPKPGDDKERTS
- a CDS encoding DUF4177 domain-containing protein, which encodes MSKRWEYLTVEAKTTLMLGLKLDELQADLNKHGKLGWELVNVIALPGTKPLLLFKREG
- a CDS encoding alpha/beta fold hydrolase; this encodes MRRHRVLAAVLTALFAPLTVLAATPQQTASALLDRLQAGDLAAVEAEFTPAMAKAVPPEKLAQAWRTLSTQLGALQQRGPASEREQHGLRVIEQRLQFERGALLAHVSIDADGRIAGLLFTPAPPPAPTPPAADAGFSEQAFAVGPLPGTLALPAGKGPFPAVVLVHGSGPQDRDETIGPNRPFLDVARGLATQGIAVLRYDKRTFALPESFAGRINQGFTMDDETTDDAVAAVAALARTPGIDPARIVVMGHSQGGMLAARIARRSGKTAGIVLWAAPARPLLDLLIEQNRYLLSQEHPPSPQRQVALAELERRVAKVRGSGEVARSDSPLDVPATYWRAIEQVDPVADVRALGPMPVLWLQGERDFQVTAPDWQRWQQALADDPHATLHRYAALNHLGIAGSGAPGPAEYATPGHVDPALIADVAAWVRALPASHGAAP
- a CDS encoding APH(3') family aminoglycoside O-phosphotransferase — protein: MDHTAPRETPATAPALPPTLSARLHGLHWHRNLVGEAGAMVYRLGGTGTPDLYLKRGTGASHDDVVDEFARLHWLRGTGCVPRVLHFEADAAGAWLLSEALPGRTAYQWLQDAPAQAQRIAQALAEFLRRFHATPIDSCPFNATHPLRLAAAHRRLQAGLVDTEDFNAARAGWSAEAVWQAMTALLPLDNERVLSHGDYSLDNILLDAPDHVVGVIDLGRAGVADPYQDLAILASCLDEFDPALADRFFAAYGIATPDLTRLQFHQLLDEFF
- a CDS encoding M15 family metallopeptidase: MRTVPSLLLNTETIELLPAARLRARSNADARQLAQATWLLRRKHDGRYLATANAHGLHALVPRLMHEPGIDAALDRLDALPARGTMAADETWLPLHALQAQLDQLGLAADAYAQRTGLPLQPEPATLHAAGDDRYRRPLWLSAGAARAWHALRHAAARDGVVLEAISGYRSHAYQLGIFARKFVRGQSLEQILAVNAAPGFSEHHSGHALDIGTPGEPPAEESFERTPAFAWLRDHAGAFGYRMSYPRDNPHGIVYEPWHWCWQEAACA
- a CDS encoding DUF423 domain-containing protein, producing the protein MLTFDRRTRGPFWLCSAGALLAAVSIGLSAYASHGVAEPLAQSHLQTAALYAFGHGVALAALGRRSERLLGRLALCLLLLGTVLFSGSLAGNALAQWPTRLAPIGGTTLMLGWLLWAVDALRR